DNA from Ptychodera flava strain L36383 chromosome 15, AS_Pfla_20210202, whole genome shotgun sequence:
tctcattagtatttatttatttatattatattttgccTTTATTCACGCTGTCAAGGTTCTTAAGTACTGATTCTCATACCATACATCAAGGTCCTTACTTTACAGTCTTCCCATATAGTTCTGACACTGATTTTGCAGAAAGACACATCCATCTATCTTGCAAAGTATGAGGGTTATTGCAGAGAAAGACTTACATAATTCACACATGGCTTTTTGCAGGTGTCATATGAGCACTTTGATAAGTACAATGTTTTCCTGTAGCAAATGATCATGTGAGGCAAGATATGCTCactattttcaaaacacctgaTATCTCTTCCTGGTCTTTGttctgtgtgttttttgatTGTCTGTATGGTTTTGTGACTGTCTTTGCAACTGGCCATGTAAATATTTGACCCATGAACTTTAGAATATAGATGGTAATAATATATACCTTCCTTTTCCATATTACAATTATCTTTTTGAATTAACATATTTTATAATTAAGGTCACATACCAATTAATTCTGATCAGACACATCTGATCAACTGAAGGTTATCTGGTTTATAatgcaatttaatttttttgtcgTTATTTAGATATTTATACAATGTTGCGTCTTGACTTGGCCAAGAAACGTCGAAAAGACAGTGACAATTGGAAAAGAATTTCGAACAGAGTGAGTATTAAGTACTGTAACAGATAAAGTCTTACTATTGTAAATGGTATGTTTACAGTGACACCAGTTTACAAGCTCTGAAATCATTGATAATTTCCATTATTCTATGCATCTCCAACATTATTACTGCCTTTATGTCATTGCAAACATGCTCTTAGTAACTGTAGTTTATTGTATTTGTTTTGCTGAGTCATAAtaagaaaaaaacagaaaaaataaaaaaatccaaCCTACCGTCCcctatattatatattattgcctgaatacatgggtttaggtgcccgagagcaggtgacaatttgcccgacgccaaaAGGgtaaattgtctcctgctgcgagggcacatcaacccatgtattcagacaataatatttttattacatgcctcttcaaagttaatgctatatgacatttagttacaagcagggcattttcaaacaattttaccctTATCAACCAGcgtcaaacagattttaacgaaagtcaaaatagcagtgcgcgcatggatattttacatgtagCGTTAAgtgtctactttgacgtcgaaaacatcgaaaggcttcactggcccgggtaaccatggaaactggtcagtacatcgttcaccggcccgctaacatccaggatgttcctattcaaaacagtgcactgatttgcattcacctcgaggcatgtaataactCATATTGGAATCGCAGTCGAGATTGTaataaaattgtattgataATTATAATTACTCATTGTTTTCCTCAAGGTGAAGAAGTGGGTTGACACAGGTGCTAACGCCTGTGTCATTACCAGAAAACAGGCCACAAAGCAGGCATTTATTTTGAAGGTAGGCCATATATTATATTAAAAGCAAGTAAgtgtaacaaaattttcaataatagtTGCATCATTCCGTAATCTTACAGTGACACAGGCAGAGGTTGCCAGCATTTATCCCATGCAAAAAATTGTTGGCTCAGTAATGGAATTTATGGGGAGGTATTTGGACTATATAACTTTGTCTTGATATTGTTGGTCCACCATGTTAATTTGCAGTTATGGAACTCTGGAAGAAAACCCCAGCAATGAATTTGTGCAGTGTATAAAACTTAGACAAATGATATGGTTATTCTGTCTGTTAATCTGTGTCTGTGAGAAAACCTTGTGAATACAATCCAAAACAAActaatttcttgtttttttcatgtatatatatatatatgctattTTGAGAGtgaatttcatttcttgatTCTCTTAACAGCATCTTCATGCATGATTTTCAGTCAGTACTTGATCTATCACCAAATGTCTGGACCTTAATTGATGATTGTACCAGTAGGAAGGTCATAATACCACAGTCTGGACCTTAATTGATGATTGTACCAGTAGGAAGGTCATAATACCACAGGATTTACCTGAAAAGCTCTTTGTTTTACCTGTGTGTAAGAGGTAAGTACTTGTTTTGTGAAGTTCCTGTTTTTAATCTCTACATTCAATAGGGTTGttatcttgttttgtttttttttgtttgttttgtttgtttttttttattttctcatcaACAGCGCCATAAGGCAGCCACTTAcatacaagaaaataaaaaaaaggaaGGTTAAATACgctaaaatttaaacaaacaaaaaagcactctaaaaatcaaacaatgacaaaaacaaattaacatgtcttttaaaagttgaattagattcttcaaaaacatcgaCATCGCAAACCTTATCAATCAGATCATTAAAAAGTTGTGACGTACGTCCAATCAGGCcattttttgtaacatcaactcTACAATAAGGGATGTGTAATAGAGGTCTATGTCTAGCAGAGTATCTATAAGGTACGCATAGACcataaaaacaattgtttttgttctgtatgaaattaatattttattctctactaaagatatattttatatttatatttgctaATATTCTCTATTTCTGCGTATTCTCAGTATCTTGACAATTGACAAGATGTTTAGGATGTTTCTCTTGGCTATAGCGTTTTTCTCAACTACATTCTTTTTTCTGGTGCTAAAAGTTTTAACCTCTGTTGAAAGACCTGTAAAACTGGTCAGCTATAAGGGGTGTATGGACAGGTTTGAATCAGGTTTGGCATTACAGGAATGTATACAGTAACGTAattttctgtctgtatgtagTTTTGTTACCACACATACTATAACTGGAATACCGGTTTTTGGACAGTAGTGTGTCAGTGTGTAATTTACATAGCctgatacattttctgaaaatttcatgaatgtATTAAAGAAAAAGGTGTCAGTTTTTAATGAGAGAGgtaaatacagaaataaatgTGTGTACATTCTGTACTGAGTCCTGTTCATACAGTGACGAGACAGACAgaaattttaagtgactttgcCCACAGCGCTGGCCACATGCAGACCTAGTCAGCTCTAGctgtcacagcaatgggacGTCTTTGCTGCGAGACAGATCTGTAACACAGGGTTGTATTAGAGCCTGCCACAGggacaaattttctttttttctgttttatcccAAAGTTGAGAGCAATAAATACTAGTCCATAATGAGACCTTAACTTGTCCTTGCACATTTAttagaaacaaaattttgtacaagtcAATCAACTTTGTATCAGTGTATGACCTGGATAAATGTGAAAGAGAAGTATAAGGCACATGCTTTGTTATATTTGAAGATGTGACTCTATAAGATAAATcttaaaactaatattgcatTTCTTCATGCTGATTTATATATCAACTGTTAAAAATACTATaatatttgttgtcttatttGTCAAATTCCTTAATTAGCTTTAATGACCAAAATAACtctgtatttgtttcattttcccTTCCACTTTTGTTGAGTTTGTAATTATGTGCTGCTTTCAGTACCCGTCTGAAGCCAGAACTGTAAATCTTTTCTATTTATAGCCACCATTGGTTTCTAGCAGTTTTTCAAGGCAACAGGTTAGTTTCTTTTAATTTGTAACTCTTTCAGATATAAAACAATGTGCTGTTCATGGATAGTTTAATCCAGTCACAGACCATTGATACCAGTATGTGGCAAATAAATTTTGCAGGTAGGTTTATCTAACTTTGCCAGTTACCAATACTCATATCTTCCCACATCAGCTGTCTCTCAGAGACAGGAGAGTAGCTCTCATACATCAACTTTATGGTTGTTACAGCTATGCATTCACAAAatagtattataaattttactatttcGTAAAAAATGCAACTATGAAAATGACACCCATTTAATTAAAActaagaaatatattttctgttaaaaaaaaAGATGAGACTCATAGTAAGCTACTTTATAAGTGCAACACTCGTATGTATTTTAGTGGTTGATTTCATATGGTATGGGTCAGAAAATAGCACTTGATTATTTTCCTAGACCAAGAGAAGTACATTGAGATAATAGATTGTTTGTCATCTACTGAAATTTGTTGAATGTCACATTTGTAAATGACAGTGTGCAAATAACAAAAATGAATTGTTTCCAagaatcatttgcataatatacatagcaaaaagaaaaattcaatctTCCTATCTTGCGTAGCAGACTCGCCCTATCATTACCatgttaaacattttcattacattGAAAGGTTATGTGAATGGTTGTTATCATGTGGcatttaaataataatacatTCTGTATTGTACATGTTGATTATGTGAAATAACACTTCCATGAAAGATGTTGTACATATCACCAtgaattgcattttttttccagttaTATGAAGTGGAATGCAATCCCGATCACAGTAGCAAAGGTACATCTACTGTCTTTTGGGGATTTAATTTGATGTTGTGATATTACCATTTTGGAGACCTATGGCAATTATTTATATCTTCCTTGTTGTCACACATTCTTTTATTTCTaccaattaaccctttgagtgctgtaatttttccaaccagaattttagtgcaacattttaacaatttttttgaatttttctgtaatttttttgataattttggtctGAAcggacaccacatttcattgactacagtttttatcaaattttagcaaaaatctggAAAAGTGGActtgggtacattttataaaggcgacaaaaattgacttggcactcaaagggttacggGTTCATGGACACATATATTTTTCACTAACAATTTTCACATAAAATATGGGGTTACACACCCAACATGCGGTATATTTTCTGTAAGGTGTATATTTGATATTGATCCCAAGGTTAAAGCAGgccataaaatttgacaataggagaaaaaagataaaataaaagACACGCAGAAATTGGCCTGTTTGTATAATGTTTAGTGGAAAAGATTGAGATAAAGTAAATATAATCGAAGTTTTTAAcaatttatttctgaattgCTCTGTTTGATGATCTGTGGACATCAAATACATTTCAGTCAATATACATGCacccatatttttatttctctactaaATAAAATGAGAATTAGTGGGCAAGCAAATGTAAAGCACCAACTTACATTTTTGATCAAGCAGAATATAActttcatgtaaattttccactcGTCCCGTCAGGCAACCGGGACTAGCTTTTCACTTGCCCGGACGTGACTTTCCCTTGCCCAAGGCAACCTGACAACCCTTGTCTTTCCCTGTTTTATCCATTAAGATAATAAGATTggatcaccaaaactaaaaagtccAAAAGAAAATAGTAAACCAACTTTgtcatttaatatttttcagcttACTACCGTGTCAGCAGACAAACGTGCAAGATTGTGGAGTCTACTGCCTGTACTTCATGAACACTGTACTGAAGGTATGTACTTTATAAATTAGCTCAACTGTAAAGTATGTAGTTGGGATGGGGGAATATATCAATAATGTACAGATTTATGTGAACATATTGTTTTCTATTAGACTTACACATTGtacatttcttgtgtgtttggTTAAAAAGAAGCTCAGACACTTTGTATTGATTTGCATTACAGATACATGTGCCTTGGACCTCTATGGGTAtctcaaaaaaactttgaacaggGTCAGTGTATATTGACAtgtatagtagtagtagtagtaatttaTTATAGTGACTAGTGATAAACACCAAGCCACAACGGGCTTATTAGTCActttaaaataaagttaaatacatgtGAGGAAAGCTGTTCCTAGAAAATCTAAATACAAACAATTACATTTTCACAGTACAAATCAGGTAAGTCATTTGAAAACCAAGATCACGGCTGAAAATTAACGCGTTATATATGTTAGCGATTGTCGTCTTTTGTAAGCTTTACAAATGAATTTGATTGTACGCCAACTGGCgttattaattaaaaaatcgaGTTTCTGAACATCTGAGTAATCTTCAAAGTTTCTACAAATATTATAAACAGCATCAAATAAAGTTGTCCGGTAATCATTGTACAAAgaacaatgtaataaaaaatgcatttcatccTCCAGGGCGTTATCGttacaataaatacattttctatCTTGTACAATTTCTCCTCTATATCTACCAGTTTCCACACGAAGTGGTAATATCCCAAATCTAAACTGAGCATAAAGTGAGCGGGTACTTCTCTCTAAATTATATAACAAATAGTTTTCTCCTTGAAAGGCCCTTTTAAAAATCTTATAGGTATATTAAGATAAATTTGTTCTGTGAAGTTATCCAAAATGGATAAAGGGCaccttatttttcaaatttgacaatGTTTTAGCATGTGCATGAATTGATTTCCTTCAAACTTAAGGACAAATAACTATATTAGCTTACagtggcaagtttttttcatgATGTGATTTTCCGTACCCATCTGATAGCAATTCAGAaatgatttgttttcttttcacatGTAATTACTTCGTACTGGTACTTTTTAAATTGTTGTGATGACTGGATTGGAAAATTCATGGCACAAACATTGcttgtttcaaatgaaagtTCCCTTACACTCGTTTATTTCTAAGGATTACATCTTTCACGCAGTTGTATACAACTGTTGCCAATACATTACAAAGTTACAAAAAGTGATATCATCCCAATATTAAAAATCAAGCTTTTCAAAAAGTGTACTTTGTCCAATATTTATGTGTTTCCCATGCAAGCAAAAGAACAGTAAATGAAACATTGTTACAAGTTTACTACTATATAATCTATCATCAAGGTCTTCATTTTGAGTTCATATTCAACCTAAAAGATAGGTGTTAACATAAGTCTCctcacatgtttttttttcagtactttaGAAGAAGATCATGTGTGTTGAATGAAAGATTCATCCAATACGTAGAGGAGAGAGAGCTGACATACAGAAAAGCTACTAATTTCAGAGGCTTCCTTCTAGATATTGTATTTGACAATCGTGAAAATGTGAGCAACACTACCCATTGATGATGGTATTTTGTCGAATAGCTGTCTTGAAAAATGGCAAATTGGAGATTTAACAAGTTATACACCAGTTTTCAAATGACACTTCTATAAACCATGTGtaacatcatatggaatattgtAACTTTGCTTATAGTCTGTTTATATTGTGCGACAATATGCTTGTAGAGAGACAATAGACTTCTGGACAACTTTACTTGTGGTTGTATTGCATAAATATTTCTGGTATGTGATGAAGATATTACAGACAATTATACATCTATCCATGATGCTGTCACTTGTGCCcaatttttcacacttaagAGGGTGTTCATGACAttttaaaggcccatgagctgcaactctgcgaaatttgtcAAACCTTAAGGTTcctccaatttcctcagatatccattgcaatttgaaaattgaatgatacagttattaactatgcctcaacaatgtttgcttgtggtagaataggcaagaaatttagcagattattgttcattttaaattttccacCATTTCAAAATCTTGGCATGTTATGTGAAAAGTGGAGacctttttgtcaaagtggACTGAATCCCTTTCCAGTCTTTTCAGAATTAAGTGGATTGCATCATGTTGTATTCGTAAAGATTCAAATGCGTACATGCCCCATTtgcgctgtttatcatgtagttgtatggagACGGCCATATTTGGGCGCTGCACCTATTTATTATCTGTCATACTGAAACTGCCCCATGCAGTCTCACTCAGTGTATAATTATGCTTGAGTAAACATCTttgagtaagaacatttctattaactaattttaatctaaatacaaaatcatgaaaataatgccaaagtTGCAGCCCATGTGCCTTTAATGCTGTCTGTCTAATTGCCTCTGAGTAATTAGCTTTTATCATGTTGCCGATTACTATACAGAAGGGGCTACATGACCACACACAGTGAGTAAGGTTTCGCAAAAGCTGATTCCTCCAAAATAATATTGTTGTGcatttattgatgacaaatattTTACACGAAAAAGAGCACAAGAAGTTTTCTTTTTATGCAGCTTATAAGCAAATgctcaatatttggtaatttgtttcaatatCTTTGACATGTACTCTGCCAACACTGTTACAAATTCACTACAGCAACTGATCTTGTTCATTGGTGCTTAATTTTGTGGTTAAATCTGTTTGGTTGGTTTCTCCAGATCAGGACATTTAATTGGTACATCAAGACATTGATGGTCAGCTAATGTCACTTTTACATCTTTCTAATTTTGCCATAACTCAAAACTTTGAAGATCACTAAgtgggccgactcgcagcgatttcgaagctgttatccaattggttggcagaatcgtaccgttataatgaaataatacaaataaactccctaagttgctgtgaatagtgacaatcgaccaatcagatataaccttgcaaacacgctgcgagtcagccgcacTAAGTTTAAGGACTAGTACAAAGaagttatttttaaaataaaaaatgacttaaaatttaaACATACAATTTGCTGAATTTTAATCATGGTATTCACCCTGATGTCATTGGTGCAGTTGGTTTTTATTCTGTTATTTTGTAAGGTAATAGCAGTCGATTTCCCTtgtttactgtaattttgtagTTCTTTCGGATTGATCCAAACAATTACTTCAACATTACAGTGCATAGCTTGTGATACAGTATTTTACAGTATTCCACTTTGATTGCACTCAGTCTGTGCCTTATATTTGACACATATCACCAGGAATTGTGAAATGTAGAAGTGTTTAAAACTTCAATGtgattattttaattattaaagatttgtttacattgttttcaaaacagagtatttgttattcttgattataCTTGTCTGTGCATGTAAGAACATAATCAGTCCTGGCTTTTCTTTTGTCCTATTGCACCATTAATTTGGTAAATCATGTACAGTAACCTCCTGCAttcaaatccccccccccccgggtcaaggtctgaatgaccttgatgatgaagcCATCCTGAGAGGCCAAAATGTTGGAAAGGAGTGaaattcccgagaaatgggggtcaggatggaatccaaagcccgaACACTTGAGAGAATGGGAAAAAGAGAGGAGGAGAAAGGGGATGGCGGTGGGATAGGCAGAGCTGGTATGACATGAGCCAAgc
Protein-coding regions in this window:
- the LOC139152200 gene encoding uncharacterized protein — encoded protein: MKWNAIPITVAKLTTVSADKRARLWSLLPVLHEHCTEDTCALDLYGYLKKTLNRYFRRRSCVLNERFIQYVEERELTYRKATNFRGFLLDIVFDNRENVSNTTH